The following coding sequences lie in one Lentilactobacillus sp. SPB1-3 genomic window:
- a CDS encoding CvfD/Ygs/GSP13 family RNA-binding post-transcriptional regulator gives MKPKVGMKLKVKVTGIQSYGVFVDIMGEYRGLIHISECKEGYVANISDYFSVGDVVDAIIIDIDEYTGRISLSTRTKSVDLSVLNQHLHPNRQLQHYWTNYHINSGFSPLDANRESWLKEARKKFE, from the coding sequence ATGAAACCAAAAGTCGGAATGAAGTTAAAAGTTAAAGTTACTGGTATCCAAAGTTATGGTGTTTTTGTTGACATTATGGGTGAATATCGAGGCCTGATTCACATCTCCGAATGTAAAGAAGGGTATGTAGCTAACATTAGTGATTATTTTTCGGTTGGCGATGTGGTCGACGCTATTATCATAGATATAGATGAATATACTGGTAGAATAAGTCTATCGACAAGGACTAAAAGTGTAGATCTAAGCGTGCTAAACCAACATCTACATCCAAATCGACAGTTACAACACTATTGGACGAACTATCATATCAACTCGGGATTTTCACCTTTAGATGCTAACCGTGAATCGTGGTTGAAAGAAGCTAGAAAGAAATTTGAATAA
- a CDS encoding VTT domain-containing protein, producing MSTIIDFILHIDNHLVNIVGTFGNWTYLILFAVIFIETGAVILPFLPGDSLLFAASALAANPSYGLHPWLFVILFLVASISGDSLNFYLGRKFGELIPKHRVLGRFIKEKDLNSAKSFFDKYGAWAIFLARFMPIIRTLVPFVAATSDFSYRRFAKYNISACITWVILCCGGGHFFGNIPFVKEHFSMVVIGIILISLLPAVFGFAKSKLSKS from the coding sequence TTGAGTACAATCATCGATTTTATTCTCCATATTGATAATCACCTCGTAAACATAGTAGGAACCTTTGGAAATTGGACGTATTTAATTCTGTTTGCTGTGATCTTCATTGAAACTGGAGCGGTAATCTTACCCTTCCTACCTGGAGATTCATTGTTGTTTGCAGCTTCTGCTTTAGCTGCCAACCCTAGTTACGGACTTCATCCCTGGCTATTTGTAATACTATTTCTAGTTGCTTCGATAAGTGGAGATTCACTTAACTTCTATTTAGGTAGAAAATTTGGTGAATTGATTCCTAAGCATAGAGTCCTCGGAAGGTTCATAAAAGAAAAAGATCTTAACAGTGCCAAAAGCTTCTTCGATAAATACGGTGCATGGGCAATCTTTCTTGCAAGGTTCATGCCAATCATCAGAACACTAGTGCCATTCGTAGCTGCGACATCTGATTTTAGCTATCGACGTTTTGCTAAATACAATATCTCAGCCTGTATCACATGGGTAATTCTTTGCTGTGGCGGTGGCCATTTCTTCGGTAACATTCCATTTGTTAAAGAACACTTCTCCATGGTAGTGATCGGAATAATCCTAATTTCCTTACTTCCAGCAGTATTTGGCTTTGCAAAAAGTAAGCTATCCAAATCATAA
- a CDS encoding adenine phosphoribosyltransferase → MAIDFTQYIASYENYPEPGVLFRDISPLLENGDAYKAATNEIVKFARERDVDMVVGPEARGFIVGCPVANELGVGFSPARKQDKLPGEIISASYDLEYGKASLCLRKDAIKKGQRVLVTDDLLATGGTIDATIRMVEELGGIVVGTAFIIELEELNGRDKIADYDILSLVKY, encoded by the coding sequence ATGGCAATTGATTTTACACAGTATATAGCTTCTTATGAAAACTATCCTGAACCTGGAGTACTCTTTAGAGATATTTCTCCATTACTTGAAAATGGGGATGCTTATAAAGCTGCTACTAATGAAATCGTCAAGTTTGCACGTGAACGTGACGTAGACATGGTTGTTGGACCAGAAGCACGGGGATTTATTGTAGGTTGTCCTGTTGCTAATGAACTAGGGGTTGGCTTTTCACCTGCTCGTAAGCAGGATAAGCTTCCTGGTGAGATTATTTCTGCAAGTTATGATCTCGAATATGGCAAAGCAAGTCTATGCTTACGCAAAGATGCTATTAAAAAAGGCCAACGGGTGTTGGTTACTGATGATTTACTAGCCACTGGAGGAACTATAGACGCTACCATCAGAATGGTGGAAGAACTCGGTGGAATCGTTGTTGGAACGGCATTCATTATTGAATTAGAAGAGCTAAATGGTCGCGACAAAATCGCTGATTACGACATTTTAAGCTTAGTTAAATACTAA
- the recJ gene encoding single-stranded-DNA-specific exonuclease RecJ — translation MIKSKYDWKKMDVPSNPELAEQFTSQLGISEFIANILINRGIDNLDDAKHFLTPDITDLNDPFLLPDMQKTVERIQTAIASGEQITVYGDYDADGITSTTIMFEAIEDLGGNVDIYVPNRFSDGYGPNVKAFKNIINDGTTLIITVDNGVAGNKAIEEANKLGCDVIVTDHHDLPDVLPNAYAIVHPRVKTSDGNLYPFGMLSGAGVAFKVATALLDEVPYDLLDIASIGTVADVVSLTGENRVIVSFGIQAIQNTQRPGLLALLKQAKVNLGTFNEQDIGFALAPRLNSLGRMGDAKVGVDLLHTFDEEEAQEIAKFADKQNDERKEYVDNFFAESLKIIAADDKSKDAPVTVVVGKEWHQGVLGIVASRLVDQFQRPAIVLTTLADSDEIKGSGRSIPSFDLFNAIDPIRDKMVGFGGHHSAVGLTMPADQLDTLKSQLAKSAQEQGLDLTTKSTKMITSDINIDDVNYDFYEDLRKLAPFGEDNPEPVFEFKFSEIADVKRIGQDSSHLKFSIKGRKNQIGVIAFKLGYCADDLVDKSSTTKIIGVIGTNTWRNQTNLQIMVEDMRQVEQPVIDMRTNRLHTKMFNNSGTYVFFHQSIKQQLASVIPEDGHAYLFTDLVERQVHLDTVFIVDCPDDIEDLKAVLKNTTPNKTIFYLYKKQLVSKIGMPERQSYAKLFKFVSNHQDFDIVNQLSQAADGLKIDQRSLAFMIKVFLELGFVSRSGNVIRLNPAPESKQLQTAPSYQLREKQIDAEQHLLLANTSELVSFVSNYFETDERKKLNGN, via the coding sequence ATGATTAAGTCTAAGTACGATTGGAAAAAGATGGATGTACCATCTAACCCTGAACTTGCTGAACAGTTTACTAGCCAGCTTGGAATCAGTGAGTTTATTGCCAATATTTTAATAAACAGAGGTATCGATAATTTAGATGATGCTAAGCATTTTTTGACCCCTGATATTACTGATTTGAATGATCCATTTTTATTGCCAGATATGCAGAAAACAGTCGAAAGAATTCAAACGGCAATTGCTAGTGGTGAACAAATTACTGTTTATGGTGATTACGACGCAGATGGAATTACCAGTACAACCATCATGTTTGAAGCTATTGAAGATTTGGGCGGTAATGTCGATATTTATGTTCCTAACCGTTTTTCTGATGGATATGGTCCAAATGTTAAAGCATTTAAAAATATCATTAATGACGGTACCACTTTAATTATTACGGTCGATAATGGTGTTGCTGGTAACAAGGCGATTGAAGAAGCCAATAAGCTTGGATGCGACGTTATTGTTACTGATCACCATGATTTACCAGATGTCTTGCCAAATGCATACGCGATCGTGCATCCGCGTGTCAAGACGAGTGATGGTAATTTATATCCTTTTGGAATGCTTTCTGGCGCCGGCGTAGCTTTCAAGGTAGCCACTGCGTTGTTAGATGAGGTTCCTTATGATTTGTTAGATATTGCTTCAATCGGAACGGTTGCCGACGTAGTTTCATTAACTGGTGAAAACCGGGTGATCGTATCATTTGGTATTCAGGCGATTCAAAACACCCAACGTCCTGGATTATTAGCACTGTTAAAGCAAGCCAAGGTCAACTTGGGTACGTTTAATGAACAAGATATTGGTTTTGCGTTGGCTCCTCGGCTTAATTCACTTGGTCGAATGGGGGATGCCAAAGTTGGTGTAGATCTTTTGCATACTTTTGATGAAGAAGAAGCCCAAGAAATCGCTAAGTTTGCGGATAAGCAGAATGATGAGCGAAAAGAATATGTTGATAATTTTTTTGCTGAATCACTGAAAATCATTGCTGCAGACGATAAGTCAAAGGATGCCCCTGTGACAGTGGTGGTCGGTAAAGAATGGCATCAAGGAGTTTTAGGGATTGTTGCTAGTCGTTTGGTGGATCAATTTCAACGACCAGCGATAGTGTTAACAACGCTAGCCGACTCTGATGAAATAAAAGGGTCTGGTAGAAGTATTCCCAGTTTTGATTTATTTAACGCAATCGATCCAATTCGTGATAAGATGGTCGGCTTTGGTGGACATCATTCTGCGGTTGGATTAACGATGCCTGCTGACCAGTTGGATACATTAAAGTCCCAATTGGCCAAATCTGCTCAAGAGCAAGGATTAGATTTAACAACTAAATCAACCAAGATGATTACCAGCGATATAAATATTGATGATGTGAACTATGATTTTTATGAAGACCTACGAAAATTAGCTCCATTTGGTGAGGATAATCCGGAACCAGTTTTTGAGTTTAAATTCAGTGAGATAGCTGATGTTAAAAGAATTGGTCAAGATTCATCTCATCTTAAGTTTTCAATCAAAGGACGTAAGAACCAGATCGGTGTCATTGCATTCAAACTGGGATATTGTGCTGATGACCTAGTTGATAAAAGCAGCACTACAAAGATAATTGGTGTTATTGGCACCAATACGTGGCGCAATCAAACGAATCTGCAGATCATGGTCGAAGATATGCGCCAGGTGGAACAGCCTGTTATCGATATGCGCACTAATAGATTGCATACTAAGATGTTTAATAATTCTGGAACGTATGTATTTTTTCACCAATCTATTAAGCAACAACTAGCTTCTGTCATTCCAGAGGATGGACATGCTTATTTATTTACCGATTTAGTTGAAAGACAAGTGCATTTGGATACAGTATTTATTGTTGATTGTCCTGATGATATTGAAGACTTAAAGGCTGTTCTAAAAAATACCACTCCTAATAAAACAATTTTTTATTTGTATAAAAAACAATTGGTTTCAAAAATAGGGATGCCAGAAAGACAATCTTATGCTAAACTATTTAAGTTCGTTTCAAATCATCAAGATTTTGATATCGTAAACCAATTGAGCCAAGCCGCTGATGGATTAAAAATCGATCAACGTTCATTGGCCTTTATGATTAAGGTGTTCTTAGAACTCGGATTTGTTTCAAGGTCGGGAAATGTCATCAGATTAAATCCGGCACCTGAAAGCAAACAGTTGCAAACGGCACCTAGTTATCAACTTCGAGAAAAACAGATTGATGCAGAACAACACCTATTGTTAGCAAACACAAGTGAATTAGTCAGTTTCGTATCGAATTATTTTGAGACTGATGAAAGGAAGAAATTAAATGGCAATTGA
- a CDS encoding lipopolysaccharide assembly protein LapA domain-containing protein produces the protein MKKQVGTIIGIILIILVASFSLMNLNAVEINFGFTRIQAPLIILILVSLLLGALIIFMFSSTQNLKKNREMKRFEKLSNAKQLELSTQIQDLKDNLTKMENRLKNSAGKQVLGEKDQQIVELEKQIEKLNKNL, from the coding sequence ATGAAAAAACAAGTTGGAACAATTATTGGAATCATTTTGATTATTTTGGTGGCATCCTTTTCATTGATGAATCTAAATGCCGTCGAAATCAATTTTGGATTTACCAGAATTCAAGCCCCATTAATAATCTTGATTTTGGTTTCACTATTGTTAGGGGCGCTAATAATCTTTATGTTCTCATCAACGCAGAATCTCAAGAAAAATCGAGAAATGAAACGATTTGAAAAATTAAGTAATGCCAAACAATTAGAATTATCGACTCAGATCCAAGATTTAAAAGATAATTTGACGAAGATGGAAAATCGATTGAAAAATTCTGCTGGTAAACAAGTTCTTGGTGAGAAGGATCAGCAGATTGTTGAACTTGAAAAACAAATCGAAAAATTAAACAAGAATTTGTAA
- the rnz gene encoding ribonuclease Z yields MQIEFLGTGAGSPGKFRNVSSLALRLLDEINSVWLFDVGEGTQHQILRSTIRPRKIDKIFLTHLHGDHIFGLPGLLSSRSNQGGESDLEIYGPKGIKQFVDVSLRVSGTRLSYKLKYHELESKAEGLIFEDDKFSVYVAPLDHRIESFGYRIVEHDHPGELMVDKLKELDIPSGPVYGRIKNGETVTLNDGRVIDGSKMIGPAQPGRVVAILGDTRQTDNAVKLAESADVLVHESTFGKGENKLARNYYHSTNIQAAKVAKSAGAKKLLLNHISARYTGKMAHELEKQAQSIFPDTKVVRDFDVIDVPFNK; encoded by the coding sequence ATGCAAATTGAATTTTTAGGGACTGGAGCAGGTTCTCCAGGTAAGTTTCGAAATGTTTCAAGTTTAGCACTCAGATTGTTGGATGAAATCAATTCAGTGTGGTTATTTGATGTGGGTGAAGGCACCCAGCACCAAATCTTAAGATCAACCATCAGGCCTCGTAAAATTGACAAGATATTTCTAACTCATTTACATGGTGACCATATCTTCGGATTGCCCGGCTTGTTGAGCAGTCGTTCGAATCAGGGCGGCGAAAGCGACCTTGAAATATATGGCCCAAAGGGAATCAAACAGTTCGTTGATGTGAGTTTACGAGTGTCTGGAACCCGACTTTCATACAAATTGAAGTATCATGAATTAGAAAGCAAGGCGGAAGGACTAATATTTGAGGATGACAAATTCTCAGTATATGTGGCTCCTCTAGATCATAGAATTGAAAGTTTTGGTTATAGAATCGTAGAGCATGATCACCCAGGTGAGCTAATGGTTGATAAGCTTAAGGAATTAGATATACCTTCAGGCCCTGTTTATGGTCGAATCAAGAATGGTGAGACAGTTACTTTAAATGATGGTCGAGTTATTGATGGTAGCAAGATGATTGGCCCAGCCCAACCAGGAAGAGTAGTTGCCATACTGGGAGATACCCGTCAGACAGATAACGCAGTCAAACTAGCCGAATCTGCTGATGTGTTAGTTCACGAAAGTACTTTTGGTAAAGGTGAAAACAAATTAGCAAGAAACTATTATCATTCTACTAATATCCAGGCTGCTAAAGTTGCTAAAAGTGCCGGTGCAAAAAAACTATTATTGAACCATATTTCTGCTCGTTATACCGGCAAGATGGCCCATGAGCTCGAAAAACAAGCCCAATCAATATTTCCTGATACAAAAGTCGTTCGTGATTTCGATGTGATTGATGTGCCGTTTAATAAATAA
- a CDS encoding acyltransferase family protein has product MQQAQKSNKSRGKRLKKSRYITGFDGIRALAVAGVIIYHLLPYNLQGGYMGVPIFFAVSGYLITDLLLQEWEQNGRIDFIGFYVRRLKRLYPALVAMLIGTGAYITLFQRSLLANLRSIIGTNLVYLYNWWEVGHGQSYFDRFNGESPFTHLWSLSIEGQYYLIWPLLLTAMIILIKRKQIIAWIMLAFAVLSAVLMGLLYTGPDNLNRVYYGTDTRMFSIVLGVTLAIIWPATHLKASISNRGRWTLNWMGIGAFVIMGWLYFVLSGQSVLAYRGGMFLMSLASVALIAACAHPGSDVNRWLTNPVFAWVGTRSYGIYLYQFPVMIFYEMRVTNIAAHPLWNALIEIAIICVISELSYRYIENPLRRYHYSELPSAVKNFFSQQSTFGLKRLWVIPVVLLVGICAYGSAIAPSKEAKTALQKDIVKNQAKSARKNKLALAKQKQAEAAAKSVKRQRELLKKKLTPSQKRIANNYGLTKLQYLTVHQQPVTAIGDSIMADTSHDLQTVFQQAYVSAAVGRQIWQASSVIKQLKNKGELANNVVINLGTNSPMTASQIDSVIKEIGPKRKVFWINCHVPTRNWETEVNRTIALAAKKYSNVYMIDWHSYSQGNSNWFWQDNVHPNPTGNTKFVQLVATDMSKVLKIK; this is encoded by the coding sequence ATGCAACAAGCACAAAAAAGTAATAAAAGTAGGGGTAAACGATTAAAGAAAAGTCGTTATATTACTGGCTTTGATGGAATTAGAGCCTTGGCAGTGGCTGGAGTGATTATTTATCATTTGTTGCCGTACAATCTGCAAGGCGGTTACATGGGGGTACCCATATTCTTTGCTGTTTCTGGTTATTTGATCACGGATCTGCTATTACAGGAATGGGAACAAAACGGCCGAATTGATTTTATTGGTTTTTATGTTCGCAGACTGAAACGACTATATCCTGCCTTAGTTGCGATGCTTATCGGAACTGGGGCATACATAACGTTATTTCAACGATCTTTATTAGCTAATTTGAGATCAATCATCGGTACCAACTTAGTCTACTTATATAATTGGTGGGAAGTTGGGCATGGACAAAGTTATTTCGATCGTTTCAACGGCGAATCACCCTTTACTCATTTGTGGTCATTGTCGATAGAAGGTCAATATTATCTGATTTGGCCTCTGCTATTAACAGCAATGATCATTTTGATTAAACGAAAGCAGATTATTGCTTGGATCATGCTAGCTTTTGCAGTTCTTTCTGCGGTCTTGATGGGTCTCTTGTACACTGGACCGGATAATTTGAATCGAGTTTACTACGGAACAGATACCAGAATGTTTTCAATTGTTCTTGGAGTTACGTTGGCAATAATTTGGCCGGCCACTCATTTAAAAGCTTCGATTTCCAATCGGGGTCGTTGGACTTTGAATTGGATGGGAATCGGCGCATTTGTAATCATGGGATGGTTGTATTTTGTCCTTTCTGGTCAAAGTGTATTAGCTTACCGTGGTGGTATGTTCTTGATGTCCTTGGCATCTGTTGCGCTGATTGCTGCGTGTGCCCATCCGGGATCAGATGTTAATCGCTGGTTAACTAACCCAGTGTTTGCTTGGGTTGGTACAAGAAGCTACGGTATATATCTTTATCAATTCCCAGTAATGATTTTTTATGAAATGCGCGTTACAAACATCGCGGCACATCCGCTTTGGAATGCATTGATTGAAATTGCTATTATTTGTGTTATCAGTGAGTTGTCATATAGATATATTGAAAATCCACTTAGAAGATATCATTATTCTGAACTTCCTAGCGCAGTAAAAAATTTTTTCAGTCAACAATCAACGTTTGGACTAAAGAGATTGTGGGTAATTCCAGTCGTATTGTTAGTAGGAATTTGCGCTTATGGAAGTGCGATTGCTCCTAGCAAAGAAGCTAAAACTGCTTTGCAAAAGGATATTGTAAAGAATCAAGCTAAATCAGCCCGTAAGAATAAATTAGCTTTGGCCAAGCAAAAGCAGGCTGAGGCCGCTGCTAAAAGTGTGAAGCGACAACGTGAGCTTTTAAAGAAAAAACTTACACCGTCACAAAAGCGTATCGCAAATAATTATGGATTGACTAAGCTTCAGTATTTAACAGTGCACCAGCAACCAGTCACTGCAATTGGAGATTCGATTATGGCTGATACTAGTCATGATTTGCAGACTGTCTTCCAACAGGCATATGTTTCAGCTGCCGTGGGTAGACAAATTTGGCAGGCTTCATCCGTTATTAAGCAATTGAAGAATAAGGGTGAACTGGCCAATAATGTGGTTATTAATCTCGGCACCAATTCGCCAATGACTGCCTCTCAAATCGATTCAGTTATCAAGGAAATTGGTCCTAAAAGAAAGGTTTTTTGGATTAATTGTCATGTTCCTACGAGGAATTGGGAGACTGAAGTTAACAGAACTATTGCACTAGCAGCTAAGAAGTATTCGAACGTTTATATGATTGATTGGCACAGTTATAGCCAAGGCAATTCTAATTGGTTCTGGCAGGACAATGTTCATCCTAATCCAACTGGAAATACCAAATTCGTTCAGTTAGTTGCTACTGACATGAGTAAAGTATTGAAGATAAAATAA
- the obgE gene encoding GTPase ObgE: MFVDQVKIDVKAGNGGNGMVAFRREKYVPNGGPAGGDGGHGADIIFKVDSGMNTLMDFRYHRKFKAPAGGNGANKSMTGRSAENLIVPVPEGTTVINELTGEVVGDLTEPDQELVVARGGRGGRGNIHFASAKNPAPEIAENGEPGEEVSLKLELKVLADVGLVGFPSAGKSTLLSVITSAKPKIAGYHFTTLVPNLGMVRLNDGRDFAVADLPGLVEGASEGVGLGIQFLRHVERTRVILHLVDMSGEEGRNPFEDYLAINKELEAYDESILDRPQIIVATKMDLPESNDNLAEFKQQIAEDDRGKDFEVLPISSVTHDGLQELVQKTADLLEQTTIIPTKPLEETAEYEYHKTSDDLNISFDDEIDSWVIKGAEIERLFKMTDTMHEQSMLRFARQMRGMGIDKALRDAGAKDGDTVTILDFSFTYVD; this comes from the coding sequence ATGTTCGTTGATCAAGTAAAAATTGATGTCAAGGCAGGAAATGGCGGTAACGGAATGGTTGCTTTTCGTCGCGAAAAGTATGTTCCTAACGGCGGTCCTGCTGGTGGTGATGGCGGTCACGGAGCCGACATTATCTTTAAAGTAGATTCCGGAATGAATACGTTGATGGACTTTAGATATCATCGTAAGTTCAAAGCGCCCGCTGGTGGAAATGGTGCCAACAAATCTATGACTGGACGCAGCGCTGAAAATTTAATTGTTCCTGTACCAGAGGGAACAACTGTTATTAATGAATTAACGGGTGAAGTAGTTGGTGATTTAACTGAACCTGACCAAGAATTAGTAGTGGCAAGAGGTGGTCGCGGTGGTCGTGGTAATATTCATTTTGCCAGTGCGAAAAATCCTGCTCCAGAAATTGCTGAAAACGGTGAGCCAGGTGAGGAAGTTTCTCTAAAATTAGAGCTTAAGGTTCTGGCTGATGTCGGGCTAGTTGGTTTTCCTTCCGCTGGTAAAAGTACTTTGCTATCTGTTATTACTAGTGCCAAACCTAAGATTGCAGGCTATCATTTCACCACGTTGGTACCTAACCTTGGTATGGTCAGATTAAATGATGGCCGTGATTTTGCTGTAGCCGATTTGCCTGGACTTGTTGAGGGTGCCTCTGAAGGGGTTGGTTTAGGTATTCAATTCTTACGACACGTCGAAAGAACTCGAGTAATCCTTCATTTAGTTGATATGTCAGGTGAAGAAGGCCGTAACCCGTTTGAAGATTATTTAGCTATCAACAAAGAGTTAGAAGCCTATGATGAATCTATTTTAGATCGACCACAAATTATTGTGGCTACCAAGATGGATCTTCCAGAATCTAATGATAATTTAGCTGAATTTAAGCAACAAATTGCTGAAGATGATCGTGGCAAAGATTTCGAAGTTTTACCAATTTCTTCAGTTACTCATGATGGACTTCAAGAGTTAGTTCAAAAAACTGCTGACTTATTGGAACAAACAACTATAATTCCTACAAAGCCTCTAGAAGAAACCGCTGAATACGAGTATCATAAGACAAGTGATGATCTTAACATTAGCTTTGACGATGAGATCGATTCATGGGTCATTAAGGGTGCTGAAATTGAACGATTATTCAAAATGACTGACACCATGCATGAACAAAGCATGTTACGATTTGCTCGTCAAATGAGGGGAATGGGGATTGACAAAGCTCTTAGAGATGCTGGAGCTAAAGATGGGGACACCGTGACAATCCTTGATTTCTCCTTTACTTATGTTGATTAA
- the uvrC gene encoding excinuclease ABC subunit UvrC: MASEYLEHKLALLPDMPGCYLMKNINGKIIYVGKAKNLKNRVRSYFKSSHEGKTAKLVSEIVDFETIVTSTDKEAFLLEITLIQKHRPYFNIKLKQGNGGYPYIKITNERDPQIKIVNSLSKDGAYYYGPYPNVYAADETVNFLQKVYPLRRCNGYQGRPCLYYHMGQCLGPCFRDVPKEEYDKQIKKIKSFLSGNVDSAKKLLTQRMQTAAEQMEYERAAEIRDQIKYIEITVEKQKIISNDNTPRDIFNYYMDKGWLSIQVFFIRQSRLMKREKRLFPIINDPDEEMVSFIAQFYQQKNQILPKEILVPSSLPTDVISNVVENVPVRTPQRGQKRDLLDMAGTNAKLVLEEKFRLLELDESKTTGAMNELTDAMGIAPGHRIEAFDHSHIQGADIVSAMVVFDDGQPNKNLYRKYKSKTVDHADEAASTREVIRRRYTRVLKEHGDMPDLILMDGGEIQMNAAKDVLVNELGLNIPVGGMVKNDHHQTADLLFGNADTPLHLDPKSQGFYLLQRIQDEVHRFAITFHRKVHTKNTLTSRLDAISGVGPKTRNKLLRKFGSLKKISDASEQDIRDLGISETVAKTIKFSLGKITKPDEAKE, from the coding sequence TTGGCGAGTGAATATTTAGAACATAAATTAGCTTTATTACCTGACATGCCGGGATGTTACCTAATGAAAAACATCAACGGTAAGATTATTTATGTCGGAAAAGCTAAAAACCTCAAGAACCGAGTTCGTTCTTATTTCAAAAGTAGCCATGAAGGTAAGACGGCTAAGCTGGTGTCGGAAATCGTTGACTTTGAAACCATTGTCACTTCTACCGATAAGGAAGCCTTCCTATTAGAAATTACGTTGATTCAAAAGCACCGACCATACTTCAATATCAAATTAAAGCAGGGAAACGGTGGCTATCCGTACATTAAAATTACTAATGAACGTGATCCACAAATCAAAATAGTAAATTCATTATCAAAAGATGGTGCGTATTATTATGGGCCTTATCCAAATGTTTACGCAGCTGATGAAACAGTGAACTTTTTACAAAAGGTTTATCCATTAAGACGTTGTAATGGATATCAAGGACGACCATGTTTGTATTACCATATGGGTCAGTGTCTAGGCCCGTGTTTTAGGGATGTTCCTAAAGAAGAATATGACAAGCAAATCAAAAAGATTAAGTCATTCTTGAGTGGAAATGTTGATAGCGCAAAGAAATTGTTAACTCAACGCATGCAAACTGCTGCGGAACAAATGGAATATGAACGGGCAGCTGAAATTAGAGACCAAATTAAGTACATCGAAATCACTGTAGAAAAGCAAAAAATTATTAGTAACGATAATACCCCTCGTGATATTTTCAACTATTACATGGACAAGGGATGGTTATCGATTCAAGTATTCTTCATCCGTCAATCACGATTAATGAAGCGTGAAAAACGGCTATTTCCAATTATCAATGATCCTGATGAAGAAATGGTTAGTTTTATTGCCCAATTTTATCAACAAAAGAACCAGATTTTGCCTAAGGAAATCTTAGTTCCTTCAAGTTTGCCGACTGATGTGATCAGTAACGTTGTGGAAAATGTTCCTGTCCGCACGCCTCAAAGAGGTCAGAAACGTGACTTGTTAGATATGGCTGGAACCAATGCCAAGTTAGTTTTGGAGGAAAAATTCCGTTTGTTGGAATTGGATGAATCAAAAACCACTGGTGCCATGAATGAACTTACAGATGCAATGGGCATCGCCCCAGGCCATCGTATCGAAGCATTCGATCATTCTCACATTCAAGGTGCAGATATTGTTTCAGCAATGGTTGTCTTTGATGATGGTCAGCCAAACAAAAATTTATACAGAAAATATAAGTCTAAGACGGTTGATCATGCTGATGAAGCTGCCAGCACAAGGGAAGTAATCCGACGAAGATATACTAGAGTATTGAAGGAGCATGGTGACATGCCTGATTTGATTTTGATGGATGGTGGCGAGATTCAGATGAATGCGGCCAAAGATGTTTTAGTTAACGAGTTAGGATTGAATATTCCGGTAGGCGGAATGGTAAAGAATGACCATCACCAAACTGCTGATTTGTTGTTTGGTAATGCGGATACTCCACTACATCTTGACCCTAAGAGTCAGGGATTTTATCTGCTTCAGCGAATTCAAGATGAAGTTCATAGGTTTGCGATAACTTTCCATCGCAAGGTGCATACAAAAAATACACTGACTTCACGTTTGGATGCAATTTCTGGTGTTGGCCCCAAAACTAGAAATAAATTATTAAGAAAATTTGGATCATTGAAAAAAATTTCAGATGCATCAGAACAAGATATACGGGATTTGGGAATTAGCGAAACTGTTGCCAAAACAATTAAATTTTCCCTGGGTAAAATCACTAAACCAGATGAAGCTAAGGAATAG